One window from the genome of Crassostrea angulata isolate pt1a10 chromosome 2, ASM2561291v2, whole genome shotgun sequence encodes:
- the LOC128172302 gene encoding zinc finger protein 862-like isoform X1, whose protein sequence is MSQRLPTRIGGTRWLGHVQTALKSLWKGYKAFATHLSQVALKRSGQSATQSKAKYLVKLLRSKDVIIFAHFLTDLVGFLTQFSMCLQKRATCFYEVHQELQCTIANIKKLENRPGPELRKIVDAGDQFGGETLIGNDLSSDQIKRVLKGLTDSLEGRFSDVNDGVKNATKIADLTSWPASLEEATDFGDEMVQTLVDHYRQQLLEKELDVGLIESEWTVLRNVLYNNHRVHGLSWSTVNDLYISRVPNILSLVDLVLSLPAGTSECERGFSQMKIIKSQWRNKLKSSSMTLLMTIQLNSESVAEWNPGKSIFHWNRNAKRRPCFMESRKRPVSIQREILELDEQEESEETAEEAEGERGEKEHSDLDDSDYTSDFSDLDDDSCDSEEYD, encoded by the exons ATGTCCCAAAGGCTGCCAACAAGAATAGGCGGAACAAGGTGGTTGGGCCATGTGCAGACTGCATTAAAGAGCTTGTGGAAAGGCTATAAAGCTTTCGCCACACACCTTAGCCAG GTTGCATTAAAAAGAAGTGGCCAGTCGGCAACACAGTCAAAGGCAAAGTATTTGGTCAAACTTCTGCGGTCTAAGGATGTTATTATCTTTGCCCATTTCCTGACTGATCTTGTTGGTTTTCTAACCCAGTTCTCCATGTGTCTACAAAAGAGAGCAACATGTTTTTATGAAGTCCATCAGGAGCTACAGTGTACCATTGCGAACATTAAGAAGCTCGAAAACAG GCCTGGTCCTGAACTTAGAAAAATTGTTGATGCTGGAGATCAGTTTGGAGGGGAGACACTCATTGGAAACGATTTATCATCTGATCAAATAAAAAGAGTGTTGAAAGGTTTGACAGATAGTTTGGAGGGCAGGTTCAGTGATGTGAATGATGGAGTGAAAAATGCAACCAAAATTGCTGATCTCACATCTTGGCCTGCATCACTGGAAGAGGCTACTG ATTTTGGTGATGAGATGGTGCAGACTTTGGTTGATCATTACCGCCAACAACTGCTGGAAAAAGAGCTTGATGTGGGACTCATTGAATCAGAATGGACAGTGTTAAGAAATGTTTTGTATAACAA CCATAGAGTTCATGGACTGTCCTGGAGTACAGTAAATGATCTGTACATCAGCCGTGTTCCTAACATTCTAAGCCTAGTGGACCTTGTTTTGTCACTGCCAGCAGGGACCTCAGAGTGTGAAAGGGGCTTTTCTCAGATGAAAATCATTAAAAGTCAGTGGAGGAACAAGCTTAAGTCATCCTCAATGACTCTCTTGATGACAATTCAGCTTAACTCTGAAAGTGTAGCTGAATGGAATCCAGGAAAGTCTATATTTCATTGGAACCGAAATGCAAAGAGAAGACCCTGTTTTATGGAATCTAGGAAAAGGCCTGTTTCCATTCAGAGAGAAATCTTGGAATTAGATGAGCAGGAGGAGTCAGAAGAAACTGCAGAAGAAGCAGAGGGAGAAAGAGGGGAGAAAGAACACTCGGACTTGGATGACTCAGACTACACTTCAGACTTTTCAGATTTAGATGATGACAGTTGTGATTCCGAAGAAtatgattaa
- the LOC128172302 gene encoding uncharacterized protein LOC128172302 isoform X3 yields MKSIRSYSVPLRTLRSSKTDFGDEMVQTLVDHYRQQLLEKELDVGLIESEWTVLRNVLYNNHRVHGLSWSTVNDLYISRVPNILSLVDLVLSLPAGTSECERGFSQMKIIKSQWRNKLKSSSMTLLMTIQLNSESVAEWNPGKSIFHWNRNAKRRPCFMESRKRPVSIQREILELDEQEESEETAEEAEGERGEKEHSDLDDSDYTSDFSDLDDDSCDSEEYD; encoded by the exons ATGAAGTCCATCAGGAGCTACAGTGTACCATTGCGAACATTAAGAAGCTCGAAAACAG ATTTTGGTGATGAGATGGTGCAGACTTTGGTTGATCATTACCGCCAACAACTGCTGGAAAAAGAGCTTGATGTGGGACTCATTGAATCAGAATGGACAGTGTTAAGAAATGTTTTGTATAACAA CCATAGAGTTCATGGACTGTCCTGGAGTACAGTAAATGATCTGTACATCAGCCGTGTTCCTAACATTCTAAGCCTAGTGGACCTTGTTTTGTCACTGCCAGCAGGGACCTCAGAGTGTGAAAGGGGCTTTTCTCAGATGAAAATCATTAAAAGTCAGTGGAGGAACAAGCTTAAGTCATCCTCAATGACTCTCTTGATGACAATTCAGCTTAACTCTGAAAGTGTAGCTGAATGGAATCCAGGAAAGTCTATATTTCATTGGAACCGAAATGCAAAGAGAAGACCCTGTTTTATGGAATCTAGGAAAAGGCCTGTTTCCATTCAGAGAGAAATCTTGGAATTAGATGAGCAGGAGGAGTCAGAAGAAACTGCAGAAGAAGCAGAGGGAGAAAGAGGGGAGAAAGAACACTCGGACTTGGATGACTCAGACTACACTTCAGACTTTTCAGATTTAGATGATGACAGTTGTGATTCCGAAGAAtatgattaa
- the LOC128172302 gene encoding uncharacterized protein LOC128172302 isoform X2, with protein MSQRLPTRIGGTRWLGHVQTALKSLWKGYKAFATHLSQFSMCLQKRATCFYEVHQELQCTIANIKKLENRPGPELRKIVDAGDQFGGETLIGNDLSSDQIKRVLKGLTDSLEGRFSDVNDGVKNATKIADLTSWPASLEEATDFGDEMVQTLVDHYRQQLLEKELDVGLIESEWTVLRNVLYNNHRVHGLSWSTVNDLYISRVPNILSLVDLVLSLPAGTSECERGFSQMKIIKSQWRNKLKSSSMTLLMTIQLNSESVAEWNPGKSIFHWNRNAKRRPCFMESRKRPVSIQREILELDEQEESEETAEEAEGERGEKEHSDLDDSDYTSDFSDLDDDSCDSEEYD; from the exons ATGTCCCAAAGGCTGCCAACAAGAATAGGCGGAACAAGGTGGTTGGGCCATGTGCAGACTGCATTAAAGAGCTTGTGGAAAGGCTATAAAGCTTTCGCCACACACCTTAGCCAG TTCTCCATGTGTCTACAAAAGAGAGCAACATGTTTTTATGAAGTCCATCAGGAGCTACAGTGTACCATTGCGAACATTAAGAAGCTCGAAAACAG GCCTGGTCCTGAACTTAGAAAAATTGTTGATGCTGGAGATCAGTTTGGAGGGGAGACACTCATTGGAAACGATTTATCATCTGATCAAATAAAAAGAGTGTTGAAAGGTTTGACAGATAGTTTGGAGGGCAGGTTCAGTGATGTGAATGATGGAGTGAAAAATGCAACCAAAATTGCTGATCTCACATCTTGGCCTGCATCACTGGAAGAGGCTACTG ATTTTGGTGATGAGATGGTGCAGACTTTGGTTGATCATTACCGCCAACAACTGCTGGAAAAAGAGCTTGATGTGGGACTCATTGAATCAGAATGGACAGTGTTAAGAAATGTTTTGTATAACAA CCATAGAGTTCATGGACTGTCCTGGAGTACAGTAAATGATCTGTACATCAGCCGTGTTCCTAACATTCTAAGCCTAGTGGACCTTGTTTTGTCACTGCCAGCAGGGACCTCAGAGTGTGAAAGGGGCTTTTCTCAGATGAAAATCATTAAAAGTCAGTGGAGGAACAAGCTTAAGTCATCCTCAATGACTCTCTTGATGACAATTCAGCTTAACTCTGAAAGTGTAGCTGAATGGAATCCAGGAAAGTCTATATTTCATTGGAACCGAAATGCAAAGAGAAGACCCTGTTTTATGGAATCTAGGAAAAGGCCTGTTTCCATTCAGAGAGAAATCTTGGAATTAGATGAGCAGGAGGAGTCAGAAGAAACTGCAGAAGAAGCAGAGGGAGAAAGAGGGGAGAAAGAACACTCGGACTTGGATGACTCAGACTACACTTCAGACTTTTCAGATTTAGATGATGACAGTTGTGATTCCGAAGAAtatgattaa